One Fibrobacter sp. UWB16 DNA window includes the following coding sequences:
- a CDS encoding Gfo/Idh/MocA family protein, with the protein MKKEPYQIAFIGGGINSAIGEVHKAASQMDGHFELVAGAFSTHEETNRETAHTWGVSEERTYAKYQDLLQAEKGKLDAVVVLAPTDYHKDIVIDALKAGYPVICEKSLATSVAEGEAIAKVVAETKGFFCTTYNYTGYPMIRELKQFIADGKLGKIQQVQVEMPQEGFMRLGANNEPPKPQSWRLKDTVIPKISLDLGSHLHNMIYFLTGERPEHIVADQTTFGLFPQIVDNVGALVQYTNNVRAQIWFSKTALGNRNGLRIRVYGSEGSAEWFQLEPETLKTCDLRGNVSLRDRTGDVKIANQQRYNRFKAGHPAGFIEAFANYYKDIADCLNQYFATGSFKSQYVCGIRTSLEGLAMMQAAAKSAQSNKWESVQQRF; encoded by the coding sequence ATGAAAAAAGAACCTTACCAAATTGCGTTTATCGGAGGCGGAATCAATTCAGCCATCGGCGAAGTCCACAAGGCGGCAAGCCAGATGGACGGCCATTTTGAACTCGTGGCCGGCGCATTCAGCACGCACGAAGAAACAAACCGCGAAACTGCCCACACCTGGGGTGTTTCCGAAGAACGCACGTACGCGAAATATCAAGATTTATTGCAAGCCGAAAAAGGCAAACTCGATGCAGTCGTAGTACTCGCACCGACAGACTACCACAAAGACATCGTCATCGACGCGCTCAAAGCAGGTTACCCCGTCATTTGTGAAAAGTCGCTCGCCACAAGCGTTGCCGAAGGCGAAGCCATTGCAAAAGTTGTTGCCGAAACAAAAGGATTTTTCTGCACCACGTACAACTACACCGGATACCCGATGATTCGCGAACTCAAGCAGTTCATCGCCGATGGTAAGCTCGGAAAAATTCAGCAAGTGCAAGTTGAAATGCCGCAAGAAGGCTTTATGCGCCTAGGCGCAAACAACGAACCGCCCAAGCCGCAAAGTTGGCGACTCAAGGACACCGTGATTCCGAAGATTTCACTCGACCTCGGCAGCCACCTGCACAACATGATTTACTTTTTGACAGGCGAACGCCCCGAACACATCGTCGCCGACCAGACAACCTTCGGACTCTTCCCGCAAATCGTTGATAACGTGGGCGCACTCGTGCAATACACGAACAACGTTCGCGCACAAATCTGGTTCAGCAAGACTGCACTCGGCAACCGCAATGGGCTGCGCATCCGCGTTTACGGCAGCGAAGGCAGCGCCGAATGGTTCCAGCTAGAACCCGAAACGCTCAAGACGTGCGACCTGCGCGGCAACGTTAGCCTCCGCGACCGCACCGGCGACGTCAAAATTGCCAACCAGCAGCGTTACAATCGCTTCAAAGCAGGCCACCCCGCCGGATTCATCGAAGCTTTCGCGAACTACTATAAAGACATCGCCGATTGCCTCAACCAGTATTTTGCCACCGGCAGCTTCAAAAGCCAGTACGTATGCGGCATCCGCACATCGCTCGAAGGCCTCGCCATGATGCAAGCCGCCGCCAAGTCCGCCCAAAGCAACAAGTGGGAATCCGTTCAGCAAAGGTTCTAG
- a CDS encoding glycosyltransferase family 2 protein, giving the protein MKLSFVIPCYRSENTISAVVQEIRETIATRPSTEYEIVLVNDCSPDNVWQVIKKLAAEDTHIKGICLAKNFGQHSALMAGYGQATGDYIISLDDDGQTPASESFKLVDKIEEGYDVVYGYYRHSAQHLFRRFGSWVNKKMAEAIIGQPKTLHTTSFFIMRKFIADEIVRYPHPFAYISGLVFRATKSLGNVEVEHRHRIEGESGYTLTGLIRLWINGFTAFSVKPLRAATFIGILCALVGFGAGLFVIYKKLMFPEVPVGYTSMLATILFTGGMIMLLLGLIGEYIGRIYISINQSPQYVVREQTF; this is encoded by the coding sequence ATGAAACTCTCTTTTGTAATTCCCTGTTACCGTAGCGAAAACACAATCTCGGCAGTCGTCCAAGAAATCCGCGAAACAATCGCCACACGCCCAAGCACCGAATACGAAATCGTACTCGTCAACGATTGCAGCCCCGACAACGTATGGCAAGTCATCAAGAAGCTTGCCGCCGAAGACACGCATATCAAGGGAATCTGCCTCGCCAAAAATTTCGGTCAGCACAGCGCGCTCATGGCTGGTTACGGACAAGCTACTGGCGATTACATCATCAGCCTCGATGACGACGGACAAACGCCCGCCAGCGAAAGCTTCAAGCTCGTCGACAAAATCGAAGAAGGTTATGATGTTGTTTACGGCTATTACAGGCACTCCGCGCAGCACCTGTTCCGCCGCTTTGGTAGCTGGGTCAACAAGAAAATGGCAGAAGCCATCATCGGCCAACCCAAGACGCTCCACACCACGAGTTTCTTTATCATGCGCAAATTCATCGCCGATGAAATCGTGCGCTATCCCCACCCCTTCGCCTACATCAGTGGCCTCGTTTTCCGCGCCACCAAGAGCCTCGGCAACGTAGAAGTCGAACACCGCCACCGCATAGAAGGCGAATCCGGCTACACCCTCACAGGCCTCATTCGACTCTGGATTAACGGCTTTACCGCATTCTCCGTGAAGCCCCTCCGCGCCGCCACCTTCATCGGCATCCTCTGCGCCCTCGTAGGCTTCGGGGCCGGCCTCTTTGTCATTTACAAAAAACTCATGTTCCCCGAAGTCCCCGTTGGCTACACCAGCATGCTCGCCACCATACTCTTTACCGGCGGCATGATCATGCTTTTGCTCGGGCTCATCGGCGAATACATCGGCCGCATCTACATCAGCATCAACCAGTCACCGCAATACGTTGTGCGCGAACAGACGTTTTAG
- a CDS encoding DUF3990 domain-containing protein yields MVDLLKDGDILYHGSFCEVQTPDLQKCARYKDFGQGFYLTTDKKQAESFAKISTQKAIENSLVASQKYGVVSAFRYKEDGYLNIKIYETADSSWLHCVVAHRKKNVFADVLGDCSKYDVIGGKIANDATNSTIVTYMANAFGEIGSASADDICIRLLLPERLKNQYCFKSNAALNQLSFMGSERVWM; encoded by the coding sequence GTGGTTGATTTATTGAAAGATGGAGACATCCTTTACCATGGTAGCTTTTGCGAAGTACAAACTCCTGATTTACAGAAGTGCGCTCGTTATAAGGATTTTGGTCAAGGCTTTTACCTGACAACTGACAAGAAACAGGCCGAATCCTTTGCTAAAATTTCTACGCAGAAAGCTATAGAAAATAGTCTTGTTGCAAGTCAAAAATATGGCGTGGTCTCGGCGTTCCGGTATAAAGAGGATGGCTATCTCAATATCAAAATCTATGAGACTGCTGATTCATCTTGGCTTCATTGTGTAGTTGCTCATCGAAAGAAAAACGTTTTCGCTGATGTGCTGGGAGATTGCTCTAAATATGATGTTATTGGGGGCAAAATTGCAAATGATGCAACCAATAGTACGATTGTGACTTATATGGCGAATGCGTTTGGCGAGATTGGCTCTGCCTCTGCAGATGATATTTGCATTCGGTTGTTACTTCCAGAGCGATTAAAGAATCAGTATTGCTTCAAGTCTAATGCCGCATTGAACCAACTGTCGTTTATGGGGAGTGAACGTGTATGGATGTAA
- a CDS encoding DUF3791 domain-containing protein, with protein MDEKSQIIYMQTRLTRLAAERWKMSLPQVATLFEEKGVYHYIAKMWDLFHVEGDLAVLDDVKQYLDAKGATCG; from the coding sequence ATGGACGAAAAATCGCAAATCATCTATATGCAGACTAGGCTTACGCGTCTTGCGGCGGAAAGGTGGAAAATGTCGCTTCCGCAGGTTGCAACCCTTTTTGAAGAAAAGGGGGTGTATCATTATATCGCGAAGATGTGGGATTTGTTCCATGTAGAGGGTGATTTAGCTGTACTTGACGATGTAAAGCAGTATCTTGACGCGAAGGGGGCTACCTGTGGTTGA
- a CDS encoding lipopolysaccharide biosynthesis protein, with protein sequence MIAAVAAFVVGFFINFFLTPYIVKSLGTEAYGFIGLTTNIISYTGLISIALNSMAGRFITIEYCKNKIDSANKYYTSVFFSNIILSLIIALLSLFFIIWMESIVSIPQTLIFEVKMLFALLALNNIFNLISNTWGVSLFVKNRLDLGNIRNILGTVINASTIVLCFSFFNIHLWYIGLAGFLLAAYTAITNFRFAASLTPDLHIKKSYFDFGKIKELLKSGVWNLIAKLGDILGQGLDLLIANLFIGTIEMGMFAITKNIPFLILGLFQTISGVFAPVFTKLYAQNKKDNLLKEIHKSIRFLSFFAVVPLVFLYIYGDCFFKLWLPTEDSSKLIRLTILGTFALPYTLPLESLWNIFTVTNKIKVPTIFTVANNLLVFAIVMVSMCFFESPEKRLFILAGTRSICGIIRGFLFLPIYGAQCLEISKKSFFKDIFKSLFCLALCLLAGYGIRHIVVPNSWIELFIATTAICIPCFIFSFIIILTKEDRQLILKKFFN encoded by the coding sequence ATGATAGCCGCAGTTGCAGCATTTGTAGTGGGATTTTTTATTAATTTTTTCTTAACGCCATACATAGTCAAATCATTAGGAACCGAAGCATATGGTTTTATAGGCCTGACAACAAATATCATCAGCTATACAGGACTGATTTCAATAGCCTTAAATTCCATGGCCGGACGATTTATCACTATTGAATATTGTAAAAACAAGATAGACTCTGCCAACAAATACTACACATCCGTTTTCTTTTCCAATATCATCCTTAGCTTAATCATTGCATTACTTTCTTTGTTTTTCATCATATGGATGGAATCTATCGTCAGCATTCCTCAGACTCTTATTTTTGAAGTCAAAATGCTATTTGCATTATTAGCATTAAACAACATTTTCAACCTAATATCAAACACGTGGGGAGTCTCTCTCTTTGTAAAAAACAGACTAGATTTAGGAAACATTCGAAACATCCTAGGAACTGTGATAAACGCATCAACCATAGTATTGTGCTTCTCTTTTTTTAATATCCATCTTTGGTATATCGGCCTTGCCGGATTTCTTCTCGCAGCATACACTGCCATCACGAATTTTCGATTCGCTGCAAGCCTTACACCAGACCTACATATAAAAAAAAGTTATTTCGATTTTGGGAAAATAAAGGAACTTCTAAAATCAGGTGTTTGGAATCTAATTGCGAAGTTGGGCGACATTCTTGGGCAGGGTTTAGATCTTCTAATTGCAAATTTATTTATTGGCACCATTGAAATGGGAATGTTCGCAATAACTAAAAATATTCCTTTTTTGATACTCGGTCTTTTCCAAACCATATCCGGAGTTTTCGCCCCAGTTTTCACAAAATTATACGCCCAAAACAAAAAAGACAATCTTCTAAAAGAGATCCATAAATCTATTCGTTTCTTATCTTTTTTTGCAGTAGTACCCTTAGTATTTCTCTACATCTATGGAGATTGTTTCTTTAAACTTTGGCTACCGACAGAAGATTCATCTAAACTAATACGATTAACTATTTTGGGGACATTCGCCCTGCCATACACCTTACCCTTAGAATCCCTTTGGAACATTTTTACAGTAACAAATAAAATCAAAGTTCCAACAATTTTCACAGTCGCAAACAATCTTCTTGTTTTTGCAATTGTAATGGTATCCATGTGTTTTTTTGAATCACCAGAAAAAAGACTTTTCATTCTTGCTGGTACTCGTTCTATTTGCGGAATTATTCGAGGTTTCCTCTTCTTACCGATATATGGAGCTCAGTGCTTGGAAATATCCAAAAAATCTTTCTTTAAGGACATTTTCAAATCTCTTTTCTGTCTAGCACTTTGTCTTTTGGCAGGCTACGGAATTCGTCACATAGTAGTTCCAAATTCATGGATTGAACTATTCATCGCAACAACAGCCATCTGCATACCATGTTTCATTTTCAGTTTTATTATAATTTTAACTAAAGAAGACAGACAACTTATTTTAAAGAAATTCTTCAACTAA
- a CDS encoding Coenzyme F420 hydrogenase/dehydrogenase, beta subunit C-terminal domain produces MIRIENEIDCCGCSACEQACPVHAIKMHRDKLGFDYPVVNEKACINCKACDKVCPIKNESEERIPKHVYAVKSKNKEERIASSSGGVFSILAKDTLAKGGTVYGAAFDNNWKVHHIRVESETELYLLRGSKYVQSTMGTTFKQVQKDLQDKIPVLFSGTPCQIAGLLRFLNKKYSNLTTVDVACHGVPNPRIWEDYLKNISSKGKIENIIFKDKSTGWKWDSYSFSITLSGKKIIENAWQQPYMQLFLHDFVLRPSCHFCHFRNGKSGSDMTIADYWGIERNYPDYFDDIGVSALISWSSPLHNCIKSHANYIETNFDDFCYGNIALKKSPPQNFHSKVFYFMYDRFHFPLKLSLNTGLAIKYSYIFFQKFYFFSLFIIKKILFIRKWQK; encoded by the coding sequence ATGATAAGGATTGAAAACGAAATAGATTGCTGTGGATGTTCGGCATGCGAACAAGCATGTCCTGTTCACGCAATAAAAATGCATAGGGACAAACTTGGATTTGATTATCCTGTTGTTAACGAAAAAGCATGCATAAATTGCAAAGCATGTGATAAAGTGTGTCCTATAAAAAACGAGTCTGAAGAACGTATCCCCAAACACGTTTATGCCGTAAAAAGCAAAAATAAAGAAGAACGAATAGCTAGTTCCTCAGGCGGAGTATTCTCTATTCTCGCCAAAGACACATTGGCTAAAGGAGGAACTGTTTATGGAGCTGCGTTTGATAACAATTGGAAAGTACATCACATTCGTGTAGAATCTGAAACTGAACTATACCTTTTACGAGGTTCAAAATACGTTCAAAGCACAATGGGAACAACATTCAAACAAGTTCAAAAAGATTTACAAGATAAAATTCCTGTATTATTTTCAGGAACACCTTGTCAAATCGCAGGATTATTGAGATTTCTAAATAAGAAATATTCAAACTTAACCACCGTTGATGTTGCCTGCCACGGTGTACCAAATCCAAGAATTTGGGAAGACTATTTAAAAAACATTTCATCGAAAGGAAAAATTGAAAACATAATTTTCAAAGATAAGTCTACTGGATGGAAATGGGATTCATATAGTTTTAGCATAACGCTTTCTGGCAAAAAAATCATTGAAAATGCATGGCAACAACCATATATGCAATTGTTTTTACATGATTTTGTATTACGCCCGTCATGCCATTTTTGTCATTTTAGAAATGGGAAGAGCGGCTCGGACATGACGATAGCGGACTATTGGGGAATAGAACGAAATTATCCTGATTATTTTGACGATATTGGAGTAAGCGCATTAATATCATGGAGCTCACCTTTACATAATTGTATCAAGTCTCACGCTAATTATATAGAAACAAATTTTGACGATTTTTGTTACGGAAACATAGCTCTAAAAAAGAGCCCCCCCCAGAATTTTCATTCAAAAGTATTCTATTTCATGTATGATAGATTTCATTTCCCATTAAAGTTGAGTTTAAATACGGGTCTAGCAATAAAGTATTCGTACATATTTTTTCAAAAATTTTATTTTTTCTCATTATTTATCATAAAGAAAATTTTATTCATCCGCAAATGGCAAAAATAG
- a CDS encoding polysaccharide pyruvyl transferase family protein, whose translation MAKIGIITFNSTIDNYGQILQYLATQEYLKSLGHVPILVEPNGWKRTFPRLIKWSIQITYGYLKNVASRLTPHKKNSIIEKELEKENTFKEWALTTANQEKTHPRHFNSFRKKYFSCQTGTFDEILSSGYDSFCVGSDQTWSAAGWYWMLGWVQKKIRRFSIAPSVGHRKYTKKELKSFTPYLKKFDFITVRENNGIELCKQCGRNDAVKILDPVFLLETGEYNKFATKVPLNKPYVLIYMLGGEIALPIFKIIEFCNRHGLEVKYVESQGRNENIPNKIYATVEEWLGLISNAKYVITNSFHGTAFSIIYHKPFLVFPLINLMSDMNERIYDLTKQMELETRIYKDNLDILLCDINWDIADLKIKENKKWLKNKI comes from the coding sequence ATGGCAAAAATAGGAATTATAACATTCAATTCGACAATCGACAACTATGGTCAAATACTCCAATATTTGGCAACTCAGGAATATTTAAAAAGTTTAGGTCATGTTCCAATCCTTGTCGAGCCCAACGGATGGAAAAGAACATTCCCCCGTCTTATCAAGTGGTCTATACAAATCACATATGGTTATCTTAAAAACGTCGCTTCACGATTAACGCCTCACAAAAAAAATTCAATTATTGAAAAAGAACTTGAAAAAGAAAACACATTCAAAGAATGGGCATTAACTACAGCAAATCAAGAAAAAACTCATCCCAGACACTTTAACTCTTTCAGAAAAAAGTATTTTTCATGTCAAACTGGGACTTTTGACGAAATACTTTCAAGTGGATACGATTCGTTCTGTGTAGGCAGCGATCAAACATGGTCTGCGGCAGGATGGTATTGGATGCTCGGCTGGGTGCAAAAAAAAATAAGGCGTTTTTCGATAGCGCCTAGCGTTGGGCACAGAAAATACACAAAAAAAGAACTAAAAAGTTTTACCCCCTATTTAAAAAAATTCGATTTCATCACCGTTCGCGAAAACAACGGCATTGAGCTTTGCAAACAATGCGGACGAAACGATGCTGTTAAAATTTTGGACCCCGTTTTTTTACTAGAAACTGGAGAATACAACAAGTTTGCAACAAAAGTTCCCCTTAATAAGCCATATGTATTAATCTATATGCTTGGCGGAGAAATTGCGTTGCCTATATTCAAAATCATTGAATTTTGTAACAGACATGGATTAGAAGTTAAGTATGTAGAAAGTCAAGGTAGAAATGAAAATATTCCAAACAAAATCTATGCAACTGTAGAAGAATGGCTCGGTCTGATAAGTAATGCAAAATATGTAATCACAAATTCATTCCACGGGACTGCATTTTCAATAATTTATCATAAGCCATTCCTTGTTTTTCCTCTTATAAATCTAATGAGCGATATGAATGAAAGAATATACGATTTAACAAAACAAATGGAGTTGGAAACAAGAATCTACAAGGATAATCTTGACATACTGTTATGCGATATAAATTGGGATATTGCAGACCTAAAAATCAAAGAAAATAAAAAATGGCTAAAAAATAAAATTTAA
- a CDS encoding glycosyltransferase family 32 protein, which translates to MIPKTIHYCWFGRKPLPDLALKCIASWKKFLPDYEIKEWTEDNFNVNEIPYTTQAYQQKKYAFVSDYARFKIMYEHGGIYFDTDVEVIKPLDDIIDKGSFWGLEEDCLTGKFACAPGLGFSCNPGLGICKDMIELYKSLNFLLPNGKLNLNTVVQYLSELLIKKGVKPQSGIIQFDEINIYPMEYFCPISYVTGEKKFTPNTRTIHHFAASWVNPYDNLPLYAKIWKFLHLPNTDIRKKFFQSSKKNKA; encoded by the coding sequence ATGATTCCTAAAACAATTCATTACTGTTGGTTCGGACGAAAGCCCCTCCCCGATTTAGCTTTAAAATGCATTGCTTCCTGGAAAAAATTTCTTCCAGACTATGAAATAAAAGAATGGACCGAAGACAATTTTAACGTCAACGAAATTCCCTATACAACTCAAGCGTACCAACAAAAAAAATATGCATTTGTAAGCGATTACGCCAGATTCAAAATAATGTATGAACATGGAGGCATATATTTTGACACAGATGTGGAAGTTATAAAACCTTTAGACGATATCATTGATAAAGGGTCTTTTTGGGGATTAGAAGAAGATTGCCTTACTGGAAAATTTGCATGCGCTCCGGGGCTTGGATTTTCTTGTAATCCCGGGCTTGGAATATGTAAAGACATGATAGAGTTATATAAATCATTAAATTTTTTACTTCCCAATGGAAAACTCAACTTAAACACCGTAGTTCAATACTTGTCAGAATTACTTATAAAAAAAGGAGTAAAGCCTCAATCAGGAATAATCCAATTTGATGAAATTAACATTTACCCAATGGAGTATTTTTGCCCTATAAGTTACGTAACTGGCGAAAAAAAATTTACCCCAAATACTAGAACAATCCATCATTTTGCAGCTTCCTGGGTAAATCCATACGACAATCTCCCGCTATATGCGAAAATTTGGAAATTTCTCCACTTACCTAACACAGATATTCGAAAAAAATTTTTCCAATCAAGCAAAAAAAATAAAGCATGA
- a CDS encoding glycosyltransferase family 2 protein, which yields MIHPLVSIIVPIYKVEPYLRRCLDSIVNQTYANLEIILVDDGSPDGCPQICDEYAAKDKRIVVIHKQNGGLSDARNVGLDICKGEFISFVDSDDWVDEKYIEELFKITIKENTDIAIAENIRTTQNTPKQDSKSVIKTYSNKEAIFHLFSQNHLAFIVSWGKIYKQNLFSTLRFPIGKFHEDEFTTYLLFNKSKKISYTSKILYFYFQRTDSIMGNQHPHDLLEAEEKQFDFILKNNMIDLLSTQAKLICWQILYINSISSNENLKIKLYYYEKYLKKQSNPFIHYFLLKIFCKHPYLYTILRKISPFHIRK from the coding sequence ATGATTCATCCTCTAGTTTCCATAATCGTCCCCATCTACAAGGTTGAGCCGTATTTGCGGCGATGCTTAGATAGCATTGTCAACCAGACCTACGCGAATCTTGAAATCATCTTGGTAGATGATGGTTCCCCCGATGGATGTCCACAGATTTGTGATGAATATGCAGCAAAGGACAAACGCATTGTAGTCATTCACAAACAAAACGGCGGGTTATCAGATGCTCGAAATGTTGGATTAGATATATGCAAAGGAGAATTTATTTCGTTTGTTGACAGCGATGACTGGGTGGATGAAAAATATATTGAAGAGTTATTTAAAATTACAATAAAAGAAAATACTGACATTGCTATTGCAGAAAATATCCGAACTACGCAAAACACACCAAAACAAGACTCTAAAAGCGTTATAAAAACATATTCAAACAAAGAAGCGATTTTTCACTTATTCAGCCAGAATCACCTTGCATTTATAGTTTCATGGGGGAAAATATACAAACAAAATCTTTTTTCTACACTTCGTTTTCCTATTGGGAAATTTCATGAAGACGAATTCACGACTTATCTCCTATTTAATAAATCAAAAAAAATATCATACACTTCCAAAATTCTCTATTTCTATTTTCAACGCACCGACAGCATCATGGGAAATCAACACCCACATGATTTGTTAGAAGCAGAAGAAAAACAATTTGATTTTATATTAAAAAATAACATGATTGATTTACTATCCACCCAAGCCAAACTTATTTGTTGGCAAATTTTATACATTAATAGTATTTCATCAAATGAAAATCTTAAAATAAAACTATATTACTACGAGAAATATCTAAAAAAACAAAGCAATCCCTTTATCCACTATTTTCTACTTAAAATTTTTTGCAAGCACCCCTATTTATATACAATCCTTCGAAAAATTTCACCATTCCATATCAGAAAATGA
- a CDS encoding glycosyltransferase family 2 protein: MNPLVSLIVPIYNADKYLTRCLNSIVNQTYTNLEIILINDGSTDTSLNICNKYAQKDSRIVLINKTNEGASVARNIGIQMSCGEYIAFLDADDWIASNYIEQLMIPFEYEDIDISICNYQICNDYILTPPELNHNFSYRNAKDYLLENQKKGNFTIIVPWGKIFKKKIIFGIFFPERLHFEDEATVYKYFYASNQIAECNYKAYFYFQSKNGLTKSVYPQHPEDAIKVFESQYEFFKEKKDTAFFQQTLATLLWKCLTLYILKKDKRNFAKNKITQYLKDFQDFNVNYEHSHSLSFFCHFPFIYLLYKKIF; this comes from the coding sequence ATGAATCCCCTAGTATCTTTAATCGTCCCCATTTATAATGCGGATAAATATTTAACCCGCTGTTTAAATTCTATTGTAAACCAAACGTATACTAATCTGGAAATCATTCTCATTAATGATGGCTCAACCGATACAAGCCTGAATATCTGCAATAAATACGCCCAAAAAGACTCCAGAATTGTACTTATCAACAAGACAAACGAGGGCGCTTCTGTAGCTAGAAATATAGGCATTCAGATGTCCTGTGGAGAGTACATTGCATTTTTGGATGCAGACGATTGGATAGCCTCCAATTACATTGAGCAACTAATGATACCATTTGAATACGAAGACATTGATATATCCATATGCAATTACCAAATATGCAACGATTACATTTTAACACCACCCGAATTGAATCACAATTTTTCATACAGAAACGCAAAAGATTATTTGCTTGAAAATCAAAAAAAAGGAAATTTCACAATAATCGTTCCTTGGGGTAAGATATTCAAGAAAAAAATTATATTTGGTATATTCTTCCCTGAAAGGCTCCATTTTGAAGATGAAGCTACTGTATATAAGTATTTTTACGCGTCCAATCAAATTGCAGAATGCAATTATAAAGCGTATTTTTACTTTCAGTCAAAAAATGGATTAACAAAATCTGTATACCCCCAACACCCTGAAGATGCTATCAAAGTATTCGAATCACAATATGAATTTTTTAAAGAAAAAAAAGATACAGCATTTTTTCAACAAACCTTAGCAACATTATTATGGAAATGTTTAACTTTATACATCTTGAAGAAAGACAAAAGAAATTTTGCAAAGAATAAAATAACCCAATATTTAAAAGATTTCCAGGATTTCAATGTCAATTACGAACATTCACATTCTTTAAGTTTTTTTTGTCATTTCCCCTTTATTTATCTTTTATATAAAAAAATATTTTAG
- a CDS encoding glycosyltransferase family 2 protein, protein MPFVTIFTPTYNRRQLIERLYQSLLSQTAKNFEWIVVDDGSTDDTEKYFSEILSKSQLFPIRYIKQTNGGKHRAINRGVQLANGELFFTVDSDDYLTKDAVEKVTKWTNTLDNSHKWAGVAGLRGNKELNVIGERNNSSLYIDAKNTERRQNNLQGDKPEIYFTEILKKFPFPEIPGENFISEEIVSNKLARNGYYMRWFNEIIYIGDYLENGLTYNNNKHTQNPQGCLLWAKGQILSFPRDWRKRFLAIGIYHGAVRKRQNIFKTASDLNISSLTVILAYTIIMLYKPLYDFSTKLAHKTK, encoded by the coding sequence ATGCCGTTTGTCACCATCTTCACACCCACCTATAACCGTAGACAATTGATAGAAAGGCTCTATCAATCACTTTTGTCACAAACTGCAAAAAACTTTGAGTGGATAGTAGTTGATGATGGTAGTACAGACGACACGGAAAAATATTTTTCTGAAATACTTTCCAAATCACAGCTATTCCCAATTCGCTATATAAAACAAACCAACGGCGGTAAACATAGAGCAATAAACCGCGGAGTCCAATTAGCAAATGGAGAATTATTTTTTACTGTAGATTCAGACGATTATTTAACAAAAGATGCTGTAGAAAAAGTAACCAAATGGACCAATACCTTAGACAATTCGCACAAATGGGCAGGCGTAGCAGGACTTCGAGGAAACAAAGAACTCAACGTTATTGGAGAAAGGAACAATTCAAGCCTTTACATAGACGCAAAAAATACAGAACGAAGGCAGAATAATCTTCAAGGCGATAAACCCGAAATCTATTTTACTGAAATTCTAAAAAAATTTCCATTTCCCGAAATTCCTGGAGAAAATTTCATTTCCGAAGAAATTGTATCAAATAAACTCGCAAGAAATGGTTATTACATGCGATGGTTCAACGAAATTATATATATTGGGGACTATTTAGAAAACGGACTAACATACAACAACAACAAGCATACACAAAATCCACAAGGATGCCTATTATGGGCAAAAGGACAAATTTTATCATTTCCAAGAGACTGGAGAAAACGTTTTTTAGCAATCGGAATATATCATGGTGCTGTAAGAAAAAGACAAAACATATTCAAAACCGCATCTGATTTGAATATAAGCTCTTTAACAGTTATATTAGCTTACACGATAATAATGCTCTACAAGCCCTTATATGATTTTTCAACTAAATTAGCTCATAAAACCAAATAA